Genomic window (Musa acuminata AAA Group cultivar baxijiao chromosome BXJ1-9, Cavendish_Baxijiao_AAA, whole genome shotgun sequence):
AACATAACATTTATCGACAGAAATTAACAATAAATGATAATAAACAAAAGCATTACTATAAgcctaatattaaaaaaaaaaatcaaaccaaaCATGTTATTAACATTACCCAATTAGTCATTTTTCCTTATTGTTCATCTGAATGTCAAAGAATAGGAAATAAATTCATATTCTTCTATGATTGCAAGTAGCTAATATACAATCTGGATTTgcattttttaaaatattgaccAGTGCACAAATCCAAGTAATATATGAAACTacaaaaaaggagaaagataAAAAGACAGTATCATACAATGAACTTCTGCTTCATTAAAGGTCAATACTCCTTGTCTAGCATGTGTCATGTCCGGATCTGATGCATCTGATTCCACACTATAATTAGTAGAAATTGGTGCTGAAGAAGTTCCCTCAGCTGTCTTTCGTCTTCTTTTGTTCGGCCTTCTCAGTTTTCGTGTTGCTAGATGATGCGCTATTATCTCCCTTACTTCTTTCGGAACGGCATCACAACCCTTGATTTCTCCTCTTTTGCTTGCCAAGTGTTTCTTAAAACGTGTAATACCTCCAATCATGATCCTATGACAATAGTTACATTGGACATGATGTCTATGGCCACCTATCATGGTACCATATTGCCACCCTATGTCCGGTGGTCGAGGCATTCTTTTACCTAAACCAAGAATCCCGCAATACCTTtcctgtacaaaaaaaaaaaaaaaaaatcatctaaagACTAATAATCATGAAGGCAAGTAAACTCAAAAAGTAACACACGATTAGACACTGAATGGTTCATGCTCTATTTATATTGTTTTTCTTAAACATCACTAATTTATCTACAAATTTGAAGCATTAGTCCAACTAGTTTGCAAAAACCCAAGGTTTTAAATGTCTAAAAAATGACAGCTTCAGATGTTCCACATGACATAATATAATGGTTGACATGCAAATCTATTGGCAACTGAAGTTGGAACTAAAATCTAAGCAGTGGAAACCACACAAAATGTTCCTCTAGTTTCTCATCCAATACTTCGAGCACAACAGCTCCTGAGCTGATGGTATTTCGAAAACTAGGATACTAAAACAAGATTGACGCCAATTATATTATACAAACGCAAGTTCAATTCATTTTCTTCATTTGAGGCGATCATAATGTGTCTGGCCACATAATTATGATGATTGAAATTTGAAAGCCATGACTATGAGTATTAAGGATCATCACCAATATCATCAAAAGAGACCTTTTATGGATGCAGAGTGAAGAAAGTACAGTAAGCAAACAAACAAGCATTAAACCCCGGTTAAAAGTCGTACATTCCAGTTTTTAATCACAATGGGGATAAAAGATTGTAGAATTAGATCGTTATCTCTAAccaagatattttttttatgttatgaAGCTCTGTAACACAATTAAATTCATCAAAAAGCGACATGAGATTCATCTGAAAAGAAATATAACAGGCGAGACAGAGAAAGCCGGTTTCCGACTCCGTTCCATCGATCGATTCCGAAACGAAGTAACAGAAGCTAACCGGTGTCGGAAGCGAGAAGGGAGCCGGGGCCCTTCgcgcttctcctcctcttcctcccgcTCCTCCGCTGCCGCTCTCCGCTCGACCTCCCCTTAAACGGGGGCGATCACGCCGAGCCCGATCGAGCGGTACCTTGACACGAGACGCGCATCATGTCATCATCAAACGACGAATCGGGGTTTCCGATTTGACGCGACGAGATCGGATTCCCGCGATGCCGGTTTGGGGGCGGGACGGTGGCGAATTGCGCCCGTGAAAAAGGCCCGATAAAAACCCTTGTTCTGGCCACTCGTAACGGGGGCAGACGCCCGTTATATATAGCCGTCTCAATCGGGGGGGGGGAGGGTTGGGGGTCTCATTTTGGCCGTTACGTATCGGCGCTATTAATGCGATGTGGTCTACGAAGGCCACCAAAACCTGCTTTTTGTGCCGCATCAAGATTGCTAAACACCTGAGATCGTATTATACTGCTTTGAGATTTGTGCATACCTTAGAATTTGGATCATTTTTCCTGAATTATTAGAACAATATTAAAtttaatctatgcaacttctctaCATAAACATAAAAGAATCACATACCAAAAAAACAAGTAGCAACGTTTCGTACATCAATTGGTTTTAATTTTGGAGTGATTTAAGACTCTAAATTAATCACTACTACAAGGCAAATGTATTGATTGTTCATACCTTAATATTAATATCCCAAATGTGATAGTATTAATGATGATCAGACTTCTACGGACACGTACATTTGCAAGTGGTAGGTGCAAtcattatatattatcttaataaaaagatatatatatatataattccaaTTTTTCATAACAATTATACTGTATACAGATGTAGGTGTTTTGTCACTTGGAGAAAGCCTCCACCTATACCAATACAGAAAACCAACCTGCCATAATGTGATGGGTATCCAATGCCAAGTAAAAATAATGAACTATAACACCTGATAAATGTCAAGACTGGGTCTTGATTTTGGACCCATGAGCTCATGATTCTGGAAAGAATCATCTGTTGAACTAATCTGAAGTCTTTCCATACCTTGTTTTCCAGACTCAGGACATATGAAATAGATTAATTTGCCAAGATAGAAAGAAAAAATGGTACATATCCTAAAAGGCAACTGAACTGAACTAACTCCAAGGATAAAATTGCAGGGGCTCAAAATTTCTCAAGCAATGGAAAAAGAACTGCCTTTGATGAAAGGAAAGTATCACTGCGATACATGGTTCTAGAACAAGCACCGAAATAAGTTCCCAAATCAAATGGACAACTCGAGTTCCTAGTTTTGAACAAACAAAGTCCGAGGTAAAACCGACAATCAAAGTTTCTAACGGTAACGGCGGAGAGACAATGTCTGGTTCCTCTTCCAGGTTGCCCTGCGAGATGGTCTAGCCTTGTGGTGCAGGTGGCCCTTGCCACGAAGGCCACGATACTTCTTGCCAGCAGAAGTGAGACCACGAAGCTCCCGATGCTTATGAACACCCTTGCAGATCCAGTTAATCCTGGGGTCATTCCGGATTGCACTGTGAGCTGGGTCAATAAGGATAATCTCATAATACTTGTAGGTTGAGTCCTGTAAAATACCAAGGTAGTGAGAGGTATTATCAAAATTCAGAATATGTAGGGTACATGTGAACATACATAGACAAGAGAAAAAGAAATGACCGTTAAGCATAAACTGACAATTCATCTAACCTCGTTCACCCAGTAAGAATTAACCACCCTCAACCCTCCCAACTTTCTTCCAGCTCTCTCCTCAGCAACTGACCTCTTGTTTCTTTGAAATTTCAGCTGAGTGATACCCTGATGCTTTGGCTTTCCATAGACAATACCCTTAGGCACTGGTCTCTTTCTGCCACCACGTCTAACACGAACACGATAAATCACATATCCCTGCATGTTAGGAAAAACAATTTAAATAATGAGGCATCAACTCAGAACAGCAGCTGTGCAACAAGGTCACCCTGATGCAAGAAAGCTAAAACACCTATAGAATAAACATAATGAATGCGTGAGAACATACAACCAAATACAATTGGAATAACCTGTCGTTCACTATAAGCCTAGAAATATGTATCTACCAGTGCCAGATGGTCAAGACAAAATCCACAGCTTACCCACTATGTATGATCAGTCTGAAATGTAGAAGCTGCACTCTAAAGTCTAAATGATAAGAACTTTTATTCATGTGATGCACTTGAAGATGAATGTGTCAATCAAAGCCTCATCTATAAGATTTAGCAAACCAGATCCATACTCTATGCAGTAGACATCCTGATTATTTGATGTCCAGAGCTGctagaaatcataaaaaaatacaaTTTGATTTAAGGATTAACTGATCAATACCTAAATCACCTATAACTTTAGTGAAACTCTTGCTAGATGAAACATCCATAGCTGATCTAACAATAGAGAATCTTCTGTTCATGTAAAAGATATACACATACATTCATTTCATGACAGTAATATTATCATCATTGTTAATATCCAAAAAGCTacatcatggcttcatcaatcatCATATTATTGAATGCTAATCTAGGGCCATTCTCTGATCCTTTCACATGTCTTTCAAGATCCACTCTTCATCTTGTTAATCAAGTTGTAATCCTATTTTTCAGTGTTGTTTACCCAATCTCACATAGTTGATGCTGTTCTTTATGTTGCAGAATCTTCTTTTTGATCATGAAGCCAAAATTATAAACAACTAGTCTAGTAAATTTGTTCTAATAAGCAACCAGTTTATGTTTCTCTAATTACAGAACTAAATCATTTAACCGGAAGATAGAACAAAGTGAAGATTTAAGATGGAAAGAAGAGCCTTTTTCGTGACAAAAGATCAATCATGTATCACAATATATTCTCAGCCACTTGCAGACATCTAGAACAACTTAATCCATCATATGCCTGACATATACTGATCGACTTAGACTCCAGCCCCAAGGATACAATGAAAAAGTGACAAAAACCCATCAATCATGCTTCAATGATCAAGCTAACGAACCAAACTTTCACAATTAAATCATAGACCAACAGCTACATACTAGTTTAACCAGATACTGGTACAACCAAGAGTGTGCTATTGGCTTACACCAGTCTGCAAAGACCAACACTACACCAGTGCCCACCACTAATACACATCTGGCTGATGACCAATATTATTCTGTGATATCCACAAGGACAGGTATGATACAATAATACATGGTGATAATGGCTTGTTTTTTCCTTAACATCTAGAAAGTAGTAAAAGTTCATCAAAGTTgttagattctttttttttttaatttctagacATTCTTTTACCAGCTATGATATATTGTAACCAATATCATATAATGTCACCCACCAAAGATAATTTAACAGATATAAGCAATCAAACATTTTATGAATTTCAAACACTAGTCCAATCAAAGAAACTTCAGTGAAAAGACTCATGTATCAAAAACAACCATGGAACGTGGCTTCAAGGTATCAAACACACCAGAAATAAGAATAGATAAAGGTCCAACCGATGAATATCATACAACCATACATAATGTATTACGGTATTACAGTAATAAAGAAACATCAATAAGAAAGCACAAAATAATAACCATGCTTATGTGGCCCCCATGTATGTGGGGGCAGAATCCATACAGGTGGTATATTGTAGATTGAGGCTGTATTGACTGTATGCAAGGTGGTCATACATCTGCACCTGTGCATACAGCTAGATACCATATAGACCACATATTTATTTGGCATGTCAATGACCTAGATCATCTATCTGATGATTTTTTGTGATGGCACTCTATCCTATATCTTGTTGGTTTTGATCACATACCCTTTAACTCTTCTTGATCACAATCATATACACAATCAAGTAAATCTAGCAATTTGAGAAAAACCATAAAATATGACCAACATTTCAACCACAATGAGTTAGCATAACTAAGTGATCAGCCTTAAGAAAAAGCTCCACGAAACTACTCTTGACTGCTTGATATGAAATATTCTGGAAACAAACTATACAAACATCTATATTTCATGAACCTTCAATGCGTCAAGGGAGATAAATATGGTACCTCAAATTATTCCCTTCAGCAAACTATGAAAGGAAAGAGAATGAACTTGTATGCAACATACCTAATCACCTAACAAAGTTAGCGATCAGGAACAGAAACTGACACCTAAAGTTGCTATTTTTCACCGTTACTACCGAGAAAATTAAGGCACAAATGTCAACTAGCGTAAAGATATATCAATCACTTCAACTATAAAAACAGAGACAATCATGTGCactaaaagaaacaaaatttccTCTTATTTTCTGCAATCGTCCACCTGCTTGGCCTTATAACCGAGGCGCCGGGCCTTGTCGGGGCGCGTCGGCCTGGTGACACGGACGATCGACGGGAGCTGGCGGTACTCCCAGCACCTTACTCGCTGCAGGAACCGCATCACGTCCGACTGTTTTTTCCGCCACAGCTCCGACACATACTTGTAAGCCCCTAAAAAAAACACACCACAAACCATCCCAATGAACCAATGCTTCCAAAGATCTTCAATGAGCGAACTAAGAATCACTTTAAAAAATTCCGAGAGGCAACAACATGAGATCGAGTGGATTCGAGGAATG
Coding sequences:
- the LOC103999057 gene encoding large ribosomal subunit protein eL15z; this encodes MGAYKYVSELWRKKQSDVMRFLQRVRCWEYRQLPSIVRVTRPTRPDKARRLGYKAKQGYVIYRVRVRRGGRKRPVPKGIVYGKPKHQGITQLKFQRNKRSVAEERAGRKLGGLRVVNSYWVNEDSTYKYYEIILIDPAHSAIRNDPRINWICKGVHKHRELRGLTSAGKKYRGLRGKGHLHHKARPSRRATWKRNQTLSLRRYR